The stretch of DNA TCTCCGAGGACGGCACGGCCGCCATCGCCCAGGTCCAGTTCAGGACCTCGATCAACGCCCTGACCCCCGCGGTCCGCCAGCAGGTCCAGGACATCGCCCAGGAAGTCTCCTCCGCCGGCGTCACCGCCCTCGCCAGCAAGGAAATCACCGAGGACGTCTCGGAGCTGTTCGGCATCTCCGAGATCCTCGGCATCGCCATCGCGGCCCTGGTCCTGATCCTGATGCTGGGCACCCTGATCGCCGCCGGACTCCCGCTGCTGATGGCCCTCGTCGGCGTCGGTGTCGGAGTCGGCGGCACCTTCGCCCTCACCGGCGCCGTCGACATGAGCTCGATCTCGCCCATGCTGGCACTGATGCTCGGCCTCGCCGTAGGCATCGACTACTCCCTGTTCATCGTCAACCGCCACCGCGGCCAGCTGCTCGCAGGAATGGACGCCGAAGAATCCGTGGCCCTGGCCACCGGCACCTCCGGCAACGCGGTGCTCTTCGCCGGCCTGACCGTCATCATTGCCCTCGCCGCCCTTGTCGTCCCCGGGCTGCCATTCCTGGCCGTGATGGGCCTGTCCGCCGCGGGAACGGTGGCGGTCGCCGTCGTCGTCGCCCTGACCCTGACCCCGGCCCTGCTCTCGCTCATCGGCCGGAGACTGATCTCCCGGCGCGCCTGGGCGAAGGCGGAGAAGCACAACGCCGCGCCGGGACACGAGACCCAGGACCGGGCTAAGGACGAACGCCGCAGCAGCCGCGGCTGGGGCGGACTCGTCACCCGGCATCCGGTCCTCGCCCTGATCGCCGGCGTCGTGCTGCTCGGCGTCGTGGCGCTGCCGGCCAGCCAGCTCCGGCTTGCCCTGCCCGACGGCGGCTCCGAACCCGTCGAGTCGCAGGCGTTCAAGGCCTACGACGTCACCGGGCGCAGCTTCGGCGAAGGCATGACCGGCCCGATCGTCGTCGTGGGCGACTTCCCCGCCGGGTTGAGCGAGGCCGAGGCGCAGGCCAAGCAGCTCGACGTCGCGGACATCCTGCGGGGCGTGGACAACGTGACCGCTGCCGTGCCGGTGGCCCTGAGCGAGGACCGCCGCACCGCGGTGTTCCAAGTGGTCCCCCGGGAGGGCCCGGCCAGCGCCAGCACCGTCAAGGTGGTCTCCGAGCTGCGCGGCAGGAAGGCGGACATCAGGGACACCACCGGGGTCAGCATCGGCCTCACCGGCCAGACCGCCGGCAACGTGGACGTCTCCACCAGGCTCGGCGACGCCCTGCCGCCCTATCTGGCCATCGTCATGGGACTCTCGCTGATCCTGCTGCTGCTCGTGTTCCGCTCCATCGTGGTGCCGCTGCTGGCCACCGGCGGTTTCCTGCTCTCCCTCGCCGCCGCCTTCGGCGCCGTCGTCGCCGTCTACCAGTGGGGCTGGCTGGGAACCGTATTCGACGTCGCCAACCCGGGCGCCGTGCTGAGCTTCCTGCCCATCATCCTGATCGGCGTGCTGTTCGGCCTGGCCATGGACTATCAGGTGTTCATCGCCTCCGGCATGCGTGAGGCGTACATGCACGGAGACTCCGCCAGGCACGCCGTCCGCTCCGGCTTCAGCCACGCCGCCGCCGTCGTCGCCGCCGCCGCGATCATCATGGTCAGCGTGTTCTCGGGCTTCATCTTCTCGCACTTGAACATGGTCCGGCCGATGGGCTTCGCGATGGCCTTCGGCGTGCTGGTGGACGCCTTCGTGGTCCGCATGACGATCGTCCCGGCGGTGATGTACCTGCTTGGCGGGAAGGCCTGGTGGCTCCCCCGCTGGCTGGACCGCATCCTGCCGGACGTGGACGTTGAAGGCGCGAAGCTGCGCAAGCCGGCAGCTGCCGCGGCGGCTTCTTCCGAAGGGGAGCCTCAAGAGGTCGCCGCGCACTGACCGTCACGGCTTGCCGGCTGAGTGTCAATGGGCCGCCCGCTGATCAGGCCGCCGTGTCGGGCTCCGGGCGAAACTGACATGCCGCTCGGTGGCGGCGTGGCTGGCGCGCCGGGTGACAGAGCGGGGTGCGACGGTAATGCGCCGCCGCCCCGATACAGCAACGCGGGGTCACTATCCGCCCATCCCAGAGGCTGGAATGGGCGGCAAGTGACCCCGCGTTGGATTACGACGCCGGCTGCTTCACCGGTTCCGGTAGTAGTCTCTCCAGATCAGGCGATGAAGCGGTATCTTCCGCGGCAGCGACCTTAGACCGGGGATAAACGGGAGCAGTGTCAGCAACGCGGTCAGCACGAGCATCGTCACGACGACCAGGGCATCGGCATTCGGCGAGGACTTGAACGGTTCCACCTGGTACAGGAGCGAGAAGAGCCACAGCCAGGACTGCCCGGGCGTGTCGCCGGTCTCGTTCATCACGCCCCACTGGTCGCCGGTGAGGTGCTGGCTGGCCGCCAGATCCGGGAAATAGCTGCCGTCTCCCAGAAACAGGAGGCTGCGCGTGTAGTCCATGTTGTAGAAGTTTCCACCGACTTTCAGCACGCCATCAAGATTGCCCTGCCGCGCCATCTCCAACAACGCGCCGGTCAGCGCCGGAACCGGGCCGTAGTCGCCGTCAGCCACTTTGGCCGGGTCGTTGTCCGGGGCAGCCGAGAGGGCATCGGAATAGGCGGCTGTCCAGTCGGCCCGTTGCTGATCCGTCGCTGCCGTCCAATCGGCGATGGCGGCCGGGGGCGACGGCAGCGTCTCAAGCGGGGCAATGACGAGGTCATTGGCCGTATCTACCGGAAGGCGGACACCGGAGAGACTTTGGAGGTCGACGGGACCGATCTTCTGCGAGGCGTCCGGAGTCGAGTTATATGGCGGCCCGTACCCTGCGGTATCGCTGGTCCCACCAAGTTCCTTTGCGGCGGTGGCCACGAAATCCGAGGGGGCGGCAGTTGCCCAGCCCTTGAGGCTGACGCTGGGTTCATCAGGCGAGCCGAAGAAGGCCGATATGCCGAGCACCAGCAGTCCGACCACCACAACGCCGATGGTCAATTCCTTGAGGAGGTCGTACTCGCGGACGCTGCCCGCCCAGGGCCGGCTGGCAACGTTGTCTGCCTTCCGCCAGGAGGTGCTGCTGTTCTTCCTGGTCATCGCACTACGTCCTTGGGTTCGGTGGAGTCCGGGCCAGCGTGCAACAACTGGGCATCGCCCTCGGCTGCCTCCAACGGGGGTGCCACCCCGTGGACCCGGACCAGCAGGACGTGCAGGACGACTACGGCGCCCACGGCCAGGGGCAACAGGGTGATGTGCCATACGAAGATCTGTCCGAGGTTGGCCACGTTGAACCAGGCACCGACTCCGACGGCGTTCAGCGCGTCCTTGGCTTCGAAGGCAATCCACTGGGAATCGAAGTTCGTCTGAAGCAGATACCCGGTGAAGGCCGCCACGATGGAGACGACGAACGAGAGCATCCCGGTGATCCAGGTCAGGACCCGGCCACCGCGCCAGGCCGCCATCCAGAACTTCAGCCAGAGGTGCACCACCATGAAGATGAAGAACAATTCCACGCTCCACAGATGGGTGCTGTTGACGAAGCTGCCCAGCGAAGACACGTGATACCACTGGGGACCGTTCAATCCCAGCACGACCCCGGAAATGATGATCCACAGCAGCGAGGCGATGGCCCCCATCCCGAAGACATAAGCCCAGGACATGACATAGCTTGGCTGGTCCTCGGGCAGGAGCTTGTCCGGCGGAAGCTTCCCGAGCATCCACTTGCGGGCCCTGCCGGTCCACGTGTGCGCGTCGCTGTCCTCCACCGGCAACCCGTGCGCCGGTGTGGCCTGGCCGGTCATTTCCGCCCCTTCCCGCCGGGGAACGGGAGGACGAGTGCCAGGACGAACAGGATGACCATCACCACGATCACAATCAGGTTTCCCGACTGGATCGTGAAACCATCCCAACCAAAATACGTTCCGGCGCCTACCGTGCCAACGCCTGCTCCAAGCCATCCGGCCATGGGCTGCTCGATTCTCTAATGGGGGTCCCGGTTCAACCCCACCACGGGCAAAAACGCGTGTCCAGAGTCTTTCGCCCCGGCCCGTGCCGGTTCGCGGATCCCCGCCCGCTAAAGCAAAGCGGGGTCACTTCGCGCCCATAATCCCGTGCCGGATGGGCCGTACGTGACCCTGCGTTGCTCTGCCGCGGTGAACTAGGCTGGAGCGGTGACCCGCCTCATTCTTGCCTCCCAGTCCCCCGCCCGCACGAAACTGCTGACCCACGCCGGCATCGTCCACGAGGTCCTCGTCTCCGATGTCGACGAGGACGCGGTCCAGGCCCGCTACGGCGTGACCGACCCGCACGACACCGCCCTGCTGCTGGCCCGGGCCAAGGCCGAGGCCGTCGCCTCGCTGCCCGAGGCGGAGGGCGCCCTGGTGATCGGCTGCGATTCGGTCTTCGAGTTCGACGGCGAGGCGCACGGCAAGCCGTACACGGCCGAGGTCGCCAAGGAGCGGATGCTGCGGATGAGCGGCAGCATGGGCGTGCTGTACACGGGCCACTGGCTCGTGGACTGCCGGGACACCGACAGCGACAGCGCGCCCGGCTCCGGGGCGACGCTGGGCTCCGTGGCCTCCGCCGAGGTGCACTTCATGGAGATGAGCGAGGCGGAAATCGACGCCTACATCGCCACCGAAGAGCCGCTCCAGTGCGCCGGCTCCTTCACGATCGACGGCTACGGCGGGGCCTTCATCCGCAAGGTCGACGGCGACCCCCACACCGTCGTCGGGCTGTCCATTTCCACCCTCCGCGGGCTGCTCGGCCAGGCCAAGGTGGGCATCACAGAACTGTGGGGCGGCGGGGCCGTGGATCCGGCGGACGTCCGTGCTGAGTGAACGATTTCGCGGCTCTTTGTAGCATCCCTACAAAGGCTGGGCGCTTTACGCGCGGAATCCGCAAGGAATATCGGCGGAACCCACAAAACCGCGCTAGGCTCCCTGAAGGAAAGAAGGAGACGCCTTGTCAGCAATTTCGGAGCAGTCCGCAAACCCCGCACCCTCAGCAGCAGGTGGCACCCACCGGCTGAGCAAGGTGTTGATCGCCAACCGCGGCGAAATCGCCGTGCGCATCATCCGCGCCGCCCGCGATGAGGGCATCACCGCCGTGGCCGTCTATGCGGACCCGGACCGCGACGCACTGCACGTCAAGCTCGCCGACGAGGCGTACGCGCTCGGGGGCAACACCGCCGCCGAGTCCTACCTCGTGATGGACAAGCTGATCGAGGTGGCCCACCGGTCCGGCGCGGACGCGATCCACCCGGGCTACGGCTTCCTGGCCGAGAACGCCGAATTCGCCGCCAAGGTGATCGAGGCCGGCATCACCTGGATCGGCCCCTCCCCCGCGGCGATCGCCGCCCTGGGCGACAAGGTCCAGGCCCGCCACATCGCCGAGAAGGTGGGCGCCCCGCAGGTTCCCGGCACGGCGGACCCGGTGGAGTCCGCCGAGGAAATCCTCGAGTTCGTGGACAAGTTCGGCCTGCCCGTGGCCATCAAGGCAGCGTTCGGCGGCGGTGGCCGCGGCATCAAGGTGGCCCGTACCCGCGAGGAAATCCCCGAACTCTTCGAATCGGCCGTGCGTGAGGCCACCGCAGCCTTCGGCCGCGGCGAGTGCTTCATCGAACGCTTCCTCGACGCCCCGCGCCATGTCGAGACCCAATGCCTCGCCGACGCCTATGGCAACGTCGTGGTGGTCTCCACCCGTGACTGCTCGCTGCAGCGCCGCAACCAGAAGCTCGTCGAGGAAGCCCCGGCCCCGTTTCTCACCGAAGAGCAGAACCGCCGCCTCTACGATTCCTCCAAGGCCATCCTCAAGGAAGCCGGCTACCTCGGCGCGGGCACCTGCGAATTCCTCGTGGGCCAGGATGGCACCATCTCCTTCCTCGAGGTCAACACCCGCCTCCAGGTGGAGCACTGCGTCTCCGAGGAAGTCACCGGGATCGACCTGGTCCGTGAACAGTTCCGGCTGGCCCGCGGCGAGGAGCTCGGTTACGGGGACCCCGAGGTCCGCGGCCACTCCATCGAATTCCGCATCACCGGCGAGGACCCGGGGCGGAACTTCATGCCTGCCCCGGGGACCATCACCCGGCTGTTGAACCCCACCGGCCCCGGCGTCCGCATCGACTCCGGCGTGGAGCAGGGTGACGTCATCAGCGGCAACTTCGACTCGATGCTCTCTAAACTGATCGTTACCGGCGCCACCCGCCCGCAGGCCCTCCAGCGCGCCCGCCGGGCCCTCCAGGAGATGGTGGTCGAAGGCATCCCCACCGTCATCCCGTTCGATCTCGCCGTCGTCACCAACCCCGACTTCGCTCCCGCCGAAGGCCCGTTCAAGGTGCACACCCGCTGGATCGAGACGGCCTTCGTCAACGACATCCCCGCCTGGACACCCACCGGAACCGATGTCGAAGCGGCCGACGCCGGCGAACGCCAGCGCGTCGTCGTCGAGGTCGGCGGCAAACGCCTTGAAGTGGTCCTGCCGGCGTCGCTCGGTTCCCTCGGCGGTCCGGGCGGCGCCAAGCCCGCCAAGGCCAAGAAGCGCTCCCGCACCGGCGGCGCGGTGGTTGCCGCCAGCGGCAACGCCCTGACCTCCCCCATGCAGGGCACCATCGTGAAGGTGGCCGTGGACGAGGGCGCGGTCGTCACCGAGGGCGACCTCATCGTCGTGCTCGAGGCGATGAAAATGGAACAGCCGTTGACCGCACACCGTTCCGGAATCGTGATCAGCCTGTCAGCCTCTGCCGGCGAGACCGTCTCCGCCGGCGCCATCATCGCCCTGATCGAGGATGCCGCAGCAGAGTAGGCATCGCATTGCTGCCGGGCCGGGCGCGCCTCTGGCGCCCGGTGCCCGGCCCATGCAGACTTGGGATGTGAAGCCATTCCTGCTCCTCGCCTCGCGCGCAGAAGACGCCGCCGCCGAGGACGAATACGGCGCCTACCTGCGCTACACGGGGCTTGAGCCGGAGCAGCTGCACCGCATCCGGATGGAAGCCGCCCCGCTCCCGGAGCTGGACCTCACGAAGTATTCCGGAGTGATCGTGGGCGGCAGCCCCTTCACCTCCAGCGATCCCGACGAACACAAGAGCGCGACGCAGCACCGGGTTGAGCGGGAGCTCGCGGCGCTGCTGGACCGGATCGTGCCCGGGGACTTCCCCTTCCTGGGCGCCTGCTACGGGGTCGGGACGCTGGGCCTGCACCAGGGCGCTGTGATCGACAGGACCTACGGCGAAGGCCTGGGCGCGGTGATGATCTCCCTGACGCCGGAGGGGCTGCAGGATCCCCTGCTGAAAGGGATGCCGGAGCAGTTCATCGCGTTCGCCGGCCACAAGGAGGCGTGCACTGTCCTGCCGCCGCACGCCGTGCTGCTGGCAAGCTCCGCCGCCTGCCCGGTTCAGATGTTCCGGATCCGCACCAACCTCTATGCCACCCAGTTCCACCCGGAGCTCGACGCCGACGGGCTCATCACGCGGATCGATATCTACCGCCACGCCGGCTATTTCCCGCCCGAGTCCGCGGAGGAGCTGATGGCCAGCGCCCGAGGATTCAGCGCGACCGAGCCGATGGCAATCCTGCGCAACTTCGTGGAGCGCTACGCGGCCTGAACGGCGCCGCTAGACCACGATCCGCAGCGGCTCCTCCAGGATCGA from Arthrobacter sp. PAMC25564 encodes:
- a CDS encoding MMPL family transporter, giving the protein MALLLYRLGKFSYRHRWLVISLWLAVILAVGGAAAAFHGTMSNNFQIPGTETQQMADKLKQELPKSSGGSAGIVFEAKNGQFSQAGKDAVSAALTRLKTLPDVQGTVDPFATQAQLDKAAADIAAGEQQAAAGRAQLDASTAELAAGKAKLAAAEQQMTAAGLPAAAIEAQLGAQKAALTAGQAKLDAGSQELEAGNAKLALGKRQLAASQGMRFVSEDGTAAIAQVQFRTSINALTPAVRQQVQDIAQEVSSAGVTALASKEITEDVSELFGISEILGIAIAALVLILMLGTLIAAGLPLLMALVGVGVGVGGTFALTGAVDMSSISPMLALMLGLAVGIDYSLFIVNRHRGQLLAGMDAEESVALATGTSGNAVLFAGLTVIIALAALVVPGLPFLAVMGLSAAGTVAVAVVVALTLTPALLSLIGRRLISRRAWAKAEKHNAAPGHETQDRAKDERRSSRGWGGLVTRHPVLALIAGVVLLGVVALPASQLRLALPDGGSEPVESQAFKAYDVTGRSFGEGMTGPIVVVGDFPAGLSEAEAQAKQLDVADILRGVDNVTAAVPVALSEDRRTAVFQVVPREGPASASTVKVVSELRGRKADIRDTTGVSIGLTGQTAGNVDVSTRLGDALPPYLAIVMGLSLILLLLVFRSIVVPLLATGGFLLSLAAAFGAVVAVYQWGWLGTVFDVANPGAVLSFLPIILIGVLFGLAMDYQVFIASGMREAYMHGDSARHAVRSGFSHAAAVVAAAAIIMVSVFSGFIFSHLNMVRPMGFAMAFGVLVDAFVVRMTIVPAVMYLLGGKAWWLPRWLDRILPDVDVEGAKLRKPAAAAAASSEGEPQEVAAH
- a CDS encoding cytochrome b N-terminal domain-containing protein, yielding MTGQATPAHGLPVEDSDAHTWTGRARKWMLGKLPPDKLLPEDQPSYVMSWAYVFGMGAIASLLWIIISGVVLGLNGPQWYHVSSLGSFVNSTHLWSVELFFIFMVVHLWLKFWMAAWRGGRVLTWITGMLSFVVSIVAAFTGYLLQTNFDSQWIAFEAKDALNAVGVGAWFNVANLGQIFVWHITLLPLAVGAVVVLHVLLVRVHGVAPPLEAAEGDAQLLHAGPDSTEPKDVVR
- a CDS encoding nucleoside triphosphate pyrophosphatase; translated protein: MTRLILASQSPARTKLLTHAGIVHEVLVSDVDEDAVQARYGVTDPHDTALLLARAKAEAVASLPEAEGALVIGCDSVFEFDGEAHGKPYTAEVAKERMLRMSGSMGVLYTGHWLVDCRDTDSDSAPGSGATLGSVASAEVHFMEMSEAEIDAYIATEEPLQCAGSFTIDGYGGAFIRKVDGDPHTVVGLSISTLRGLLGQAKVGITELWGGGAVDPADVRAE
- a CDS encoding biotin carboxylase N-terminal domain-containing protein, with protein sequence MSEQSANPAPSAAGGTHRLSKVLIANRGEIAVRIIRAARDEGITAVAVYADPDRDALHVKLADEAYALGGNTAAESYLVMDKLIEVAHRSGADAIHPGYGFLAENAEFAAKVIEAGITWIGPSPAAIAALGDKVQARHIAEKVGAPQVPGTADPVESAEEILEFVDKFGLPVAIKAAFGGGGRGIKVARTREEIPELFESAVREATAAFGRGECFIERFLDAPRHVETQCLADAYGNVVVVSTRDCSLQRRNQKLVEEAPAPFLTEEQNRRLYDSSKAILKEAGYLGAGTCEFLVGQDGTISFLEVNTRLQVEHCVSEEVTGIDLVREQFRLARGEELGYGDPEVRGHSIEFRITGEDPGRNFMPAPGTITRLLNPTGPGVRIDSGVEQGDVISGNFDSMLSKLIVTGATRPQALQRARRALQEMVVEGIPTVIPFDLAVVTNPDFAPAEGPFKVHTRWIETAFVNDIPAWTPTGTDVEAADAGERQRVVVEVGGKRLEVVLPASLGSLGGPGGAKPAKAKKRSRTGGAVVAASGNALTSPMQGTIVKVAVDEGAVVTEGDLIVVLEAMKMEQPLTAHRSGIVISLSASAGETVSAGAIIALIEDAAAE
- a CDS encoding glutamine amidotransferase gives rise to the protein MKPFLLLASRAEDAAAEDEYGAYLRYTGLEPEQLHRIRMEAAPLPELDLTKYSGVIVGGSPFTSSDPDEHKSATQHRVERELAALLDRIVPGDFPFLGACYGVGTLGLHQGAVIDRTYGEGLGAVMISLTPEGLQDPLLKGMPEQFIAFAGHKEACTVLPPHAVLLASSAACPVQMFRIRTNLYATQFHPELDADGLITRIDIYRHAGYFPPESAEELMASARGFSATEPMAILRNFVERYAA